A stretch of Hydrogenothermus marinus DNA encodes these proteins:
- the argF gene encoding ornithine carbamoyltransferase, which yields MKRDFVNFEDLSRDEVLEILDYAFYIKKNPFANNILKNKSIGLIFMKQSTRTRLSFEVGVKHLGGQPIYILGSSTQLSRGEDIKDTARVMSRYLDGIVIRTYSHQEVEDLARYGNVPVINALTDYQHPCQVLADLQTIKERFGKLEGLKLTYIGDGNNMANTLLIACSMMGINISVATPPMYEPNGKAIKTALDFAKETGVNIEITNNPEEAVKESDILYTDVWVSMGQENESNKKNVFEGFTINKNLLSKANKNAIVMHCLPAHKGEEITEEVFEMFADIIFDQAENRLHAQKSLLNFLYKGGSN from the coding sequence AAATTTTAGATTATGCATTTTATATTAAAAAAAATCCTTTTGCTAATAATATTTTAAAAAATAAATCTATTGGATTAATTTTTATGAAACAATCTACAAGAACAAGACTTTCTTTTGAAGTTGGAGTTAAGCATCTTGGCGGACAACCTATTTATATTCTTGGTTCTTCTACTCAGTTAAGTAGAGGTGAAGATATAAAAGATACTGCAAGAGTAATGTCAAGATACTTAGATGGCATTGTAATAAGAACATATAGCCATCAAGAAGTAGAAGATTTAGCAAGGTATGGAAATGTCCCCGTAATAAATGCTCTTACAGATTATCAACATCCATGTCAGGTTTTGGCAGATTTACAAACAATAAAAGAAAGATTTGGTAAGTTAGAAGGTTTAAAACTAACATATATTGGTGATGGAAATAATATGGCAAATACTTTATTGATAGCTTGTTCAATGATGGGAATAAATATATCAGTTGCTACACCTCCAATGTATGAACCAAATGGAAAAGCTATCAAGACTGCTTTAGATTTTGCAAAAGAAACAGGAGTTAATATTGAAATAACAAATAATCCAGAAGAAGCAGTAAAAGAATCTGATATTTTATACACTGATGTTTGGGTAAGTATGGGACAAGAAAATGAATCAAATAAAAAAAATGTTTTTGAAGGTTTTACCATAAATAAAAATCTTTTATCTAAAGCAAATAAAAATGCTATTGTAATGCATTGTCTTCCAGCACATAAAGGTGAAGAAATAACAGAAGAAGTTTTTGAGATGTTTGCTGATATTATATTTGATCAAGCAGAAAATAGACTACATGCTCAAAAATCTTTATTAAACTTTTTATATAAAGGAGGTAGTAATTAA